In Leisingera sp. NJS204, the following are encoded in one genomic region:
- the cbiB gene encoding adenosylcobinamide-phosphate synthase CbiB, with the protein MTTAAMLAVALVLDAVFGEPKWLWSRITHPAVLMGKAVGFFDRKLNTGQNRRGKGVLAALALVLCGIIAGKLLSLPGTLVEILVAAILIAQRSLIEHVAAVAKGLRSSLEDGRQAVAMIVSRDTAAMTAPQAARSTIESGAENMSDGVIAPAFWFLIAGLPGLIAYKMVNTADSMIGYRTSRYEDFGWASARLDDLLNLIPARLTGVLIALSSGQLRHWGAISADARKHRSPNAGWPEAAMARALDTALAGPRSYEGQMRDFPWVHAFGAKSANAETITRSVTLLWQTWALALVLTVAIATVF; encoded by the coding sequence ATGACTACCGCGGCAATGCTCGCGGTGGCCCTGGTGCTGGATGCCGTTTTCGGCGAGCCCAAATGGCTGTGGTCCCGTATCACCCATCCGGCGGTGCTGATGGGCAAGGCAGTCGGCTTCTTCGACCGCAAGCTTAATACCGGCCAAAACCGCCGCGGCAAAGGCGTGCTGGCGGCGTTGGCGCTGGTTCTTTGCGGCATTATCGCCGGCAAGCTGCTGTCGCTGCCCGGCACGCTGGTGGAAATCCTGGTGGCAGCCATCCTGATCGCCCAGCGTTCGCTGATCGAACATGTTGCTGCCGTTGCCAAGGGCCTGCGCAGCAGCCTGGAGGATGGCCGCCAAGCGGTGGCCATGATCGTCAGCCGCGACACCGCGGCCATGACGGCGCCGCAAGCCGCCCGCTCTACCATTGAAAGCGGCGCCGAGAACATGTCGGACGGCGTCATCGCCCCTGCCTTCTGGTTTCTGATTGCCGGGTTGCCGGGCCTGATTGCTTACAAGATGGTCAACACCGCCGACAGCATGATCGGCTACCGTACCAGCCGGTATGAGGATTTCGGCTGGGCATCTGCCCGTCTGGACGACCTGTTGAACCTGATCCCGGCCCGCCTTACCGGGGTGCTGATCGCCCTGTCCAGCGGCCAGCTGCGCCACTGGGGCGCAATTTCTGCAGACGCCCGGAAGCACCGGTCGCCCAATGCCGGCTGGCCTGAAGCCGCCATGGCGCGGGCGCTGGACACCGCACTGGCCGGCCCGCGATCCTATGAGGGGCAGATGCGCGATTTTCCCTGGGTCCATGCCTTTGGTGCCAAAAGCGCCAATGCCGAAACCATCACCCGCTCCGTGACCCTGCTTTGGCAGACCTGGGCGCTTGCGCTTGTCCTGACGGTTGCCATTGCCACGGTTTTCTAG
- a CDS encoding threonine-phosphate decarboxylase produces MLELPHENATPSRDHGGNLGVAMAEFGGTRSDWMDLSTGINPHPYPLPDFTAGDWGALPDADALTDMERAARSFWNIPDEAAVLAAPGASALIAALPALAAPRWVQISKPTYNEHAAAFEARGWKIRVDGPAEARVAVHPNNPDGRMWKEEQLTAPLTIIDESFCDVCPTESLIRMAARPGVIVLKSFGKFWGLAGLRLGFAIGDPKLIAALSTWQGPWAVSGPALRTGALALQDHGWAGDTRSRLRADAARLDEMVLAKGASLVGGTDLFRLYNVDDAAAWQDKLARARIWSRIFPYSKTYLRLGLPPADGWDRLEAAL; encoded by the coding sequence ATGCTTGAACTCCCGCATGAAAATGCAACCCCATCCAGGGACCACGGCGGTAATTTGGGCGTTGCCATGGCAGAATTCGGCGGAACCCGCAGCGATTGGATGGACCTGTCCACCGGTATCAACCCGCACCCCTATCCGCTGCCGGACTTTACTGCCGGAGATTGGGGCGCGCTTCCGGACGCCGATGCGCTGACCGATATGGAACGCGCCGCGCGGTCGTTCTGGAACATCCCGGATGAGGCCGCCGTCCTGGCTGCCCCCGGTGCATCAGCCCTGATCGCAGCCCTGCCTGCGCTGGCCGCGCCGCGCTGGGTGCAGATCAGCAAGCCGACTTACAACGAGCACGCCGCTGCTTTTGAAGCCCGCGGCTGGAAGATTCGCGTGGATGGCCCGGCTGAGGCCCGTGTCGCGGTGCATCCGAACAACCCTGACGGCCGGATGTGGAAAGAAGAGCAGCTCACCGCACCGCTCACTATTATCGACGAAAGCTTTTGCGACGTCTGCCCAACGGAGAGCCTGATTCGCATGGCCGCCCGCCCCGGCGTGATTGTCCTGAAAAGCTTTGGCAAATTCTGGGGCCTCGCCGGCCTGCGGCTCGGCTTTGCGATCGGCGATCCCAAACTGATCGCCGCTCTGTCAACGTGGCAAGGCCCTTGGGCCGTCTCCGGCCCGGCCCTGCGAACTGGCGCGCTGGCCCTGCAGGACCACGGCTGGGCCGGAGACACCCGCAGCCGGCTCCGGGCGGATGCGGCGCGGCTGGATGAAATGGTGCTTGCCAAGGGCGCCAGCCTGGTGGGCGGCACCGATCTGTTCAGGCTCTACAATGTTGACGATGCTGCTGCCTGGCAGGATAAACTTGCCCGCGCCCGCATCTGGAGCCGCATTTTCCCTTATTCCAAAACCTATCTGCGCCTCGGCCTGCCGCCCGCTGACGGCTGGGACCGGCTGGAGGCCGCGCTATGA
- a CDS encoding glutathione S-transferase family protein: MGLLIDGKWHDKWYDTKSNGGAFKRSESQFRNWITADGSAGPSGKGGFPAASGRYHLFVSLACPWAHRTLIFLKLKGLEDHISFSVVHPDMLGEGWTFDRDDHGATGDTLFGSSHMHQIYTRADAGYTGRVTVPVLWDKEQNTIVSNESAEIIRMLNSAFNGITGNTGDYWPEELREPIEAVNARIYSTINNGVYKCGFATTQEAYDTAVKPLFESLDWLEDLLSQHRYLLGDRVTEADWRLFTTLLRFDPVYHVHFKCNRKRLADYPNLWAYTRELYQWPGVAETVGMQHIVRHYYYSHDTINPHRIIPVNPDIDWQEPHRRG; the protein is encoded by the coding sequence ATGGGCCTTTTGATCGACGGGAAATGGCACGACAAGTGGTATGATACCAAATCCAATGGCGGCGCGTTCAAACGCAGCGAATCGCAGTTCCGCAACTGGATCACAGCCGATGGCAGCGCCGGTCCTTCGGGCAAAGGCGGCTTCCCGGCAGCAAGCGGACGCTATCACCTTTTTGTCTCGCTCGCCTGCCCCTGGGCCCACCGCACGCTGATCTTCCTCAAGCTGAAGGGGCTGGAGGATCATATATCCTTTTCCGTTGTGCATCCCGATATGCTAGGCGAAGGCTGGACCTTTGACAGGGATGACCATGGCGCCACCGGCGACACTCTGTTCGGCAGTTCCCATATGCACCAGATCTACACCCGCGCCGATGCAGGCTATACCGGCCGGGTGACCGTGCCGGTTCTGTGGGACAAGGAACAGAATACGATCGTTTCCAACGAAAGCGCCGAGATCATCCGAATGCTCAACTCAGCGTTCAACGGGATCACCGGCAACACCGGCGATTACTGGCCGGAAGAGCTGCGGGAGCCGATCGAGGCCGTGAACGCCCGCATTTACAGCACCATAAACAACGGCGTATACAAATGCGGCTTTGCCACCACGCAAGAGGCTTATGACACCGCAGTCAAGCCGCTGTTTGAAAGCCTGGACTGGCTGGAGGACCTGCTGTCGCAACACCGCTACCTGCTGGGGGACCGCGTGACCGAGGCCGACTGGCGGCTGTTCACCACACTCCTGCGGTTTGATCCGGTCTATCACGTGCATTTCAAGTGCAACCGCAAGCGGTTGGCAGACTACCCGAACCTTTGGGCCTACACCCGCGAGCTGTACCAATGGCCGGGCGTGGCGGAAACCGTCGGCATGCAGCATATCGTGCGCCACTATTACTACAGCCACGACACCATCAACCCGCACCGGATCATCCCGGTCAATCCGGATATCGACTGGCAAGAACCGCACCGGCGCGGCTGA
- a CDS encoding L,D-transpeptidase family protein, producing the protein MKRLLRLLALVVLTGAAWAAWQAFAPRPAPPPQAAAVERIDRILIEKSARRLTASRAGETVLEFPIALGFEPAGDKFQEGDGKTPEGKFLIDRRNPNSAYHLSLGINYPQPEDRKQAQAAGVSPGGDIFIHGQPNSVGDLITLPGDWTAGCIAVTNEQMETLWRLAEIGTEIEIRP; encoded by the coding sequence ATGAAGCGCCTGCTGCGTCTTCTGGCGCTGGTTGTTCTGACCGGCGCCGCCTGGGCCGCCTGGCAGGCTTTTGCACCGCGGCCCGCTCCACCGCCACAGGCCGCGGCGGTGGAGCGGATCGACCGCATCCTGATCGAAAAATCCGCCCGCCGCCTGACCGCCAGCCGGGCGGGTGAGACGGTGCTGGAGTTCCCCATTGCGCTAGGGTTCGAACCGGCAGGTGACAAGTTTCAGGAAGGTGACGGAAAAACGCCCGAAGGCAAATTCCTGATCGACCGGCGCAACCCCAACAGTGCCTATCATCTGTCGCTGGGAATCAACTATCCGCAACCCGAAGACAGGAAGCAGGCCCAAGCGGCCGGGGTCAGCCCCGGCGGCGACATCTTCATTCATGGACAGCCGAATTCGGTGGGCGATCTGATCACCCTGCCCGGCGATTGGACCGCCGGCTGCATCGCTGTCACCAATGAACAGATGGAAACGCTGTGGCGCCTGGCAGAAATCGGGACGGAGATTGAAATCCGTCCCTGA
- a CDS encoding MalY/PatB family protein: MNFDKITDRCGTHSSKWDKMEKLYGIPAQDGLAMWTADSDYETAPCVIDAVKAAAEHGVFGYSWQHLEYLQAVQWWMKTRHSWDIETDWVLTSQGLGNAIALCLDVWSQPGDGAVIFSPVYHEFAHKVNKSGRKVTECPLARDGDTYNLDLDDAQSRLNGTEKLLLWCSPQNPSGRVWTAEELRAVAEFAKRNGLILISDEIHHDLVYSGSTFVPMDVAAPDARAWTVTLTAPSKTFNIAGQRTGNMIIPDPELRAAMRHRQNTLDYDPSALGVAMITAAYSPEGAEWVDAQVAHLEGNRRLFDATVNALPGLKSLPLQSTYLAWVDFSGTGMSREEFIKRLREDAKIATSPGDGFGTGGELMERFNLATQRSRVEEACRRLTTAFSDLQ; this comes from the coding sequence ATGAATTTTGACAAAATCACCGACCGCTGCGGCACTCACAGTTCGAAATGGGACAAGATGGAGAAACTGTACGGCATCCCGGCGCAGGACGGTCTGGCGATGTGGACGGCGGATTCCGACTATGAAACTGCGCCTTGCGTGATTGATGCCGTCAAAGCCGCCGCCGAACATGGTGTCTTCGGCTATTCCTGGCAGCACCTGGAGTATCTACAGGCGGTTCAATGGTGGATGAAAACCCGCCACAGCTGGGACATTGAAACCGATTGGGTACTGACATCGCAAGGGCTGGGCAATGCCATTGCCCTCTGCCTGGATGTCTGGAGCCAGCCCGGTGATGGCGCTGTTATCTTCTCGCCCGTTTATCATGAGTTTGCGCACAAGGTGAACAAGTCGGGGCGCAAGGTTACCGAATGCCCGCTGGCGCGCGACGGCGACACCTACAATCTGGACCTCGACGATGCGCAATCGCGCCTGAACGGAACCGAGAAGCTGCTGCTGTGGTGCTCGCCGCAAAACCCTTCAGGCCGGGTCTGGACCGCCGAGGAACTGCGCGCAGTGGCAGAGTTCGCCAAGCGCAACGGGTTAATTCTGATCTCCGACGAAATTCACCATGACCTAGTCTATTCTGGCAGCACTTTTGTGCCGATGGACGTGGCGGCCCCCGACGCACGCGCCTGGACTGTGACCCTGACCGCGCCTTCGAAAACCTTCAATATTGCCGGCCAACGGACCGGCAACATGATCATTCCAGACCCGGAGCTGCGCGCCGCAATGCGGCACCGGCAGAACACGCTGGACTATGATCCCAGCGCGCTTGGTGTTGCGATGATCACCGCCGCGTATTCTCCCGAGGGCGCCGAATGGGTGGATGCCCAGGTCGCCCACCTGGAAGGTAACCGAAGACTGTTTGACGCGACCGTGAACGCCCTGCCGGGGCTGAAATCACTGCCGCTGCAATCGACCTATCTGGCCTGGGTGGATTTCTCCGGCACCGGTATGAGCCGCGAGGAATTCATCAAACGGCTGCGCGAAGACGCAAAGATCGCGACTTCGCCCGGCGACGGTTTCGGCACCGGCGGCGAACTCATGGAACGCTTCAACCTGGCCACCCAGCGGTCACGGGTGGAGGAAGCCTGCCGCCGCCTGACTACAGCCTTCTCGGATCTGCAGTAA
- the def gene encoding peptide deformylase, giving the protein MKRPILIHPDPRLKKVCVPVPDLSDDLRVLADDMLETMYAAPGIGLAAPQIGILQRLIVLDCVKEEDGDARPLVMFNPQVLSSSDDTNVYEEGCLSIPDQYAEVTRPRVVEVEWMDRDGNAQRETFDGLWATCVQHEIDHLNGKLFIDYLKPLKRQMITRKMQKLKRERARA; this is encoded by the coding sequence ATGAAACGACCGATCCTGATCCATCCCGATCCCCGCCTGAAAAAGGTCTGTGTGCCTGTGCCGGACCTGAGCGATGATTTGCGCGTGCTGGCGGATGACATGCTGGAAACCATGTATGCAGCCCCCGGCATTGGCCTGGCGGCGCCGCAGATCGGTATTCTGCAACGGCTGATCGTGCTGGATTGCGTTAAGGAAGAGGACGGCGATGCGCGCCCCTTGGTGATGTTCAACCCGCAGGTCCTGTCGTCGTCGGACGACACCAACGTCTATGAGGAAGGCTGCCTGTCGATCCCGGACCAGTATGCCGAAGTGACCCGTCCCAGGGTCGTAGAAGTCGAATGGATGGATCGCGACGGCAATGCGCAGCGCGAGACCTTCGACGGGCTTTGGGCCACTTGCGTGCAGCATGAGATCGACCACTTGAACGGCAAGCTGTTCATCGATTACCTGAAACCGCTGAAGCGCCAGATGATCACCCGCAAGATGCAGAAGCTGAAGCGCGAACGCGCCCGCGCCTGA
- the def gene encoding peptide deformylase: protein MTVRTCLPWPDKRLRTKAEDVSEITSEIREIWNDMVDTMDAMPGVGLAANQIGVMLRLAVVDGSSERGRAVKLANPEILHASIELREHDEASPNLPGVSAKIKRPRAVTVRFINEQGIVDRKDFIGIEATSVQHQIDHLNGRMYFDRLSKVKRDMLIRKAKKLNG, encoded by the coding sequence ATGACCGTCCGCACCTGCCTGCCCTGGCCTGACAAGCGCCTGCGCACCAAGGCCGAAGACGTGAGCGAAATCACCAGTGAGATTCGTGAAATCTGGAACGACATGGTTGATACTATGGATGCGATGCCGGGCGTGGGCCTGGCCGCCAACCAGATCGGCGTGATGCTGCGGCTGGCAGTGGTGGACGGCTCCAGCGAACGCGGCCGCGCGGTGAAGCTGGCCAACCCGGAGATCCTGCACGCCTCGATCGAACTGCGAGAGCATGACGAAGCCAGCCCCAATCTACCGGGCGTCTCAGCCAAGATTAAACGCCCGCGTGCCGTGACCGTCCGTTTCATCAACGAACAGGGCATAGTTGACCGCAAGGATTTTATCGGGATTGAGGCGACCTCGGTACAGCATCAGATCGATCATCTGAACGGCAGGATGTATTTCGACCGTCTAAGCAAGGTGAAACGCGACATGCTGATCCGCAAGGCGAAAAAGCTGAACGGCTGA
- the fmt gene encoding methionyl-tRNA formyltransferase — protein sequence MRIIFMGTPDFSVPVLDALVDAGHEIAAVYCQPPRPAGRGKKDRPAPVHARAAALGLEVRHPVSLKGAEEQEAFAAFNADVAVVVAYGLILPQAVLDAPEHGCLNIHASLLPRWRGAAPIHRAIMAGDPETGICIMQMEAGLDTGPVLLREATAVGDGETTAQLHDRLSEMGAALIVDALSRLAELTPEEQPEAGVTYAEKIDKGEAQINWTRPAAEVDRQIRGLSPFPGAWCEIEGQRVKLLASRLAKGQGAPGEVLDDNLTIACGSGAVQLLRLQRAGKSAQDPEVFLRGYPVSKGCRL from the coding sequence ATGCGTATTATCTTCATGGGAACGCCTGATTTTTCGGTGCCGGTGCTGGATGCGCTGGTCGATGCAGGGCACGAAATTGCCGCCGTTTACTGCCAGCCTCCCCGGCCTGCAGGCCGCGGCAAGAAGGACCGGCCCGCGCCCGTCCACGCCCGCGCCGCGGCCTTGGGACTGGAAGTGCGCCATCCAGTTTCTCTGAAAGGGGCAGAAGAACAGGAAGCCTTTGCAGCTTTTAATGCGGATGTGGCGGTGGTTGTGGCCTACGGTCTGATCCTGCCGCAGGCGGTTCTGGACGCACCCGAACATGGCTGCCTGAACATCCACGCCAGCCTCTTGCCGCGCTGGCGCGGTGCGGCGCCGATCCACCGGGCGATCATGGCGGGTGATCCGGAAACCGGCATTTGCATCATGCAGATGGAGGCAGGGTTGGACACCGGTCCAGTGCTGCTGCGGGAGGCCACCGCAGTCGGGGACGGGGAAACCACCGCCCAGCTGCATGACCGGCTGTCGGAGATGGGCGCTGCGCTGATCGTGGACGCCCTAAGCCGCCTGGCAGAGCTGACGCCTGAGGAGCAGCCGGAGGCGGGTGTTACCTATGCCGAAAAGATCGACAAAGGCGAGGCGCAGATAAACTGGACCCGTCCGGCGGCTGAAGTGGACCGTCAGATTCGCGGGCTGTCGCCCTTCCCCGGTGCCTGGTGCGAAATCGAGGGCCAGCGGGTCAAGCTGCTGGCGTCGCGTTTGGCAAAGGGTCAAGGCGCGCCGGGCGAAGTTCTGGATGACAATCTGACAATCGCTTGCGGGTCCGGGGCGGTCCAGCTGTTGCGCTTGCAACGGGCAGGTAAAAGCGCGCAGGATCCTGAAGTATTCTTACGTGGCTACCCTGTTTCGAAGGGCTGCCGCCTGTAA
- a CDS encoding GlsB/YeaQ/YmgE family stress response membrane protein — translation MPVLALIIIGAAAGFLATRLMRLETDIITTVVIGMAGALIGGLVLRALLAVMGFMAGFAGAVLGALVLIWLWQRYLQK, via the coding sequence ATGCCCGTTCTTGCATTGATTATCATCGGCGCTGCGGCAGGTTTCCTGGCGACCCGGCTGATGCGGCTTGAAACCGATATTATCACAACTGTTGTGATTGGCATGGCCGGTGCATTGATCGGCGGGCTGGTGCTGCGCGCCCTGCTGGCGGTCATGGGGTTCATGGCCGGCTTTGCCGGCGCGGTACTGGGCGCTTTGGTGCTGATCTGGCTTTGGCAGCGTTATCTGCAAAAGTAA
- a CDS encoding glycosyltransferase family 2 protein yields MTQDSGQPGAPNVVVVTTMKDEGAYILDWISHYKSIGVSDFVIFTNECSDPTDHILRCLHRMGVIEHRFSRVVRRGPHKSALMWAEYEPKVNNADWVLVIDVDEYLQINSGDGTLPGLLAERADADAVSFVWRIFGNAGVGPVDHPPVPQAFVLAEPAAGLPDEHRFFKTAFRKNGKFTRMGVHRPFLADTAGEVNWQLADGTRLPEDELEGALYVRGGYGYSAAQLNHYALRSRDGFLNKKARGRANHFTSSIEPGYWHKFDKNEEEDRRLADNFSAALQIKEDLLQDDNLREYHEMALVWHRRKGRKARISKDGQEFLNSLADSRKTA; encoded by the coding sequence ATGACACAGGACAGCGGCCAGCCCGGCGCGCCGAACGTGGTGGTTGTGACCACCATGAAGGATGAAGGCGCCTATATTCTCGACTGGATCAGCCACTACAAATCCATTGGTGTCAGCGATTTTGTCATCTTCACCAATGAATGCTCCGATCCCACGGACCATATCCTGCGCTGTCTGCACCGGATGGGTGTAATCGAACACCGGTTCAGCCGGGTTGTGCGCCGCGGCCCGCACAAAAGCGCACTGATGTGGGCGGAGTACGAGCCCAAGGTGAACAATGCCGACTGGGTTCTGGTGATCGACGTCGATGAATATCTGCAGATCAATTCCGGTGACGGCACGTTGCCGGGGCTGCTGGCAGAGCGGGCGGATGCAGATGCGGTTTCCTTTGTTTGGCGCATTTTCGGCAATGCGGGTGTTGGACCTGTGGATCACCCCCCTGTGCCTCAGGCCTTTGTGCTGGCTGAACCCGCGGCGGGGCTCCCGGATGAACACCGTTTCTTCAAGACCGCGTTCCGCAAAAATGGGAAATTCACCCGTATGGGGGTTCACCGCCCTTTTCTTGCGGACACGGCGGGCGAGGTGAACTGGCAGCTTGCCGATGGCACACGCCTGCCGGAGGATGAGCTGGAAGGCGCCCTGTACGTGCGCGGCGGCTACGGCTATTCTGCAGCGCAGCTCAACCACTATGCGCTGCGGTCGCGTGACGGGTTCCTGAACAAGAAAGCGCGTGGCCGGGCAAACCACTTCACCTCCTCCATCGAGCCAGGCTACTGGCACAAGTTTGATAAGAATGAAGAAGAAGACCGGCGGCTGGCGGACAATTTCTCAGCCGCGCTGCAGATCAAGGAAGATCTGCTGCAAGACGACAATCTGCGGGAATACCATGAAATGGCGCTGGTCTGGCATCGGCGCAAGGGCCGGAAAGCCAGGATCAGCAAGGACGGCCAGGAGTTTCTGAACTCGTTGGCTGACAGCCGCAAAACCGCCTGA
- a CDS encoding trimeric intracellular cation channel family protein → MTFLALLDYASVLVFALSGALVASRAQLDIVGFAFVACLTALGGGTLRDLLLDRNPVFWIGNPNYILLAAFAAVAVFFTAHLLESRLRWVVWLDSFALAVAVPAGTGAALALDSPPVITVLMGMATGTMGGLMRDVVCNEVPLVLKQGELYISCAMAGAITAVMMIWLGLEVRFALLACAGVCWTLRAGSILFGWHLPVYKSRPPRS, encoded by the coding sequence ATGACATTTCTGGCGCTGCTGGATTACGCTTCTGTTCTGGTTTTTGCCCTATCCGGCGCACTGGTAGCCAGCCGGGCACAGCTGGATATCGTCGGCTTTGCTTTTGTTGCCTGCCTGACTGCGCTTGGCGGCGGCACGCTGCGCGACCTGCTTTTGGACCGCAATCCGGTGTTTTGGATCGGCAACCCGAATTACATCCTGCTTGCGGCCTTTGCAGCGGTGGCCGTGTTCTTCACTGCGCATCTGCTGGAAAGCCGGTTGCGCTGGGTCGTGTGGCTCGACAGTTTTGCGCTGGCCGTGGCTGTCCCCGCGGGGACAGGTGCCGCGCTGGCGCTGGACAGCCCGCCGGTGATCACCGTGCTGATGGGCATGGCTACCGGAACCATGGGCGGTTTGATGCGCGACGTCGTCTGCAACGAGGTGCCATTGGTGTTGAAACAGGGTGAGCTGTACATCTCCTGCGCCATGGCAGGAGCGATCACTGCCGTTATGATGATCTGGCTGGGACTGGAGGTGCGGTTTGCCCTGCTGGCCTGCGCCGGGGTGTGCTGGACATTGCGGGCAGGTTCCATCCTGTTCGGCTGGCACCTGCCTGTCTACAAAAGCCGCCCGCCGCGCAGCTAA
- the rnhA gene encoding ribonuclease HI: MAELFAYTDGACSGNPGPGGWGALLRAMDGDTVVKEKELKGGEAETTNNRMELLAAINALESLARPSTLTVVTDSAYVKNGVTGWIFGWKRNGWKTSSKKPVKNVELWQRLDEAQARHKVTWEWVKGHAGHLENERADELARAGMAPFKKKKSA, translated from the coding sequence ATGGCTGAGCTGTTTGCCTATACCGATGGCGCTTGCTCCGGCAACCCCGGCCCCGGCGGATGGGGTGCGTTGCTGCGTGCGATGGATGGAGACACCGTCGTCAAGGAGAAAGAACTGAAGGGTGGCGAAGCCGAGACCACCAATAACCGGATGGAGCTGCTGGCGGCGATTAACGCGCTGGAAAGCCTGGCGCGCCCGTCCACGCTCACCGTGGTGACCGACTCGGCCTATGTGAAGAACGGCGTCACCGGCTGGATCTTCGGCTGGAAGAGAAACGGCTGGAAAACCTCCAGCAAGAAGCCGGTCAAGAACGTCGAGCTGTGGCAGCGCCTGGACGAAGCGCAAGCCCGCCACAAAGTGACTTGGGAATGGGTCAAGGGCCACGCCGGCCACCTGGAGAACGAACGCGCGGATGAACTGGCCCGCGCGGGCATGGCGCCCTTCAAGAAAAAGAAGAGCGCCTGA
- a CDS encoding class I SAM-dependent DNA methyltransferase, whose translation MTDSETIRVYDSRAADYAALTDEQAGNDPSLAAFIEACPKGGRVLDLGCGPGTAAACMAQSGLQADALDASAEMVALADQHAGVNARRATFDQIGGTAIYDGIWANFSLLHAPRADMPRHLAALKQALKPGGVFHIGMKLGEGEARDGIGRLYTYYSEDELVQLLEQTGFDVKTRKFGEAEGLDGTMAPFILVTAHG comes from the coding sequence ATGACCGATTCAGAAACCATCCGCGTCTACGATAGCCGCGCCGCAGATTATGCCGCACTGACAGATGAGCAAGCCGGAAACGACCCAAGCCTGGCGGCCTTCATCGAAGCCTGCCCCAAGGGTGGCCGGGTGCTTGATCTTGGCTGCGGCCCCGGTACTGCCGCTGCGTGCATGGCCCAATCCGGCCTGCAAGCTGACGCGCTGGATGCCTCTGCCGAGATGGTCGCATTGGCGGACCAGCACGCTGGCGTCAACGCCCGCCGGGCGACCTTCGATCAGATCGGAGGCACCGCGATCTATGATGGCATCTGGGCAAATTTCAGCTTGCTGCACGCCCCGCGCGCCGATATGCCCCGGCATCTGGCAGCCCTCAAGCAGGCGCTGAAACCCGGCGGTGTGTTTCACATCGGCATGAAACTGGGGGAAGGCGAAGCCCGCGACGGTATCGGCCGCCTCTATACCTATTACTCCGAGGACGAACTGGTGCAGCTTCTGGAACAGACTGGCTTTGACGTGAAAACCCGCAAATTCGGCGAGGCTGAGGGCCTGGATGGCACCATGGCCCCCTTCATTCTGGTGACCGCCCATGGCTGA
- a CDS encoding LysE family translocator: MITLQFLITAFVVVLAPGTGVIYTLALGLGQGRRAAIWAALGCTFGILPHLAAATLGLAAVLHSSALLFQMVKAAGVAYLLYLAWQALRSGGVLAVSSKRTSQPGWTIAWRGALINILNPKLSVFFLALLPPFLSGTPASATLEMSVLGLVFMMMTFVIFVFYGLFAAQARNYLLNSERVLKWMSRGFAAVFAGLAARLALERA; the protein is encoded by the coding sequence ATGATTACCCTGCAATTTCTGATCACCGCCTTTGTTGTTGTCCTCGCCCCGGGTACCGGCGTCATTTACACATTGGCCCTGGGCCTCGGCCAAGGCCGCCGCGCTGCGATCTGGGCTGCGCTTGGCTGCACCTTCGGCATTCTTCCGCATTTGGCTGCAGCAACCCTCGGGCTGGCGGCGGTCCTGCACAGTTCGGCGCTGCTGTTCCAGATGGTCAAGGCCGCAGGCGTTGCCTATCTGCTTTATCTGGCCTGGCAGGCCCTGCGCAGCGGCGGCGTCCTGGCCGTCAGCTCTAAGCGTACCAGCCAGCCCGGCTGGACCATCGCCTGGCGCGGAGCGCTGATCAACATTCTGAACCCCAAACTGTCGGTATTCTTTCTGGCGCTGCTGCCGCCGTTCCTGAGCGGCACCCCCGCCAGCGCAACGCTGGAGATGTCCGTTCTGGGACTGGTGTTCATGATGATGACCTTCGTCATTTTTGTGTTCTACGGACTGTTTGCCGCACAGGCCCGCAATTATCTGCTGAACAGCGAGCGGGTGCTGAAATGGATGAGCCGAGGCTTCGCCGCCGTGTTTGCAGGCCTCGCAGCCCGGCTAGCGTTGGAACGCGCCTGA